The Silvanigrella paludirubra genome contains a region encoding:
- a CDS encoding glycoside hydrolase family 26 protein — protein sequence MNRRKILKSMLLFGASYPALKFMNLNANSLDDQNINLLTGICNEISYKIKYLNELNKFEDYVGHKHDIFHFFSMFDYRSTPYDMVIPLFYTIPLNLWNSGRIPLLSWYPSTGAIEKTPEDMCKRIYTGLFDNYLARCCQSIKEYLNIAKASPIYGSPKIFIRFAHEMNIHYRVYSNPEEFIKMWHYVYNYLRNYGLNKEQVLFIFSPNCVDLNTQPFENYYPGDDYTEWLGLDGYNWGGHGSWKSFFEIFDEPMSRMNALSNKPLGICEFGTSAKIKNTFNASKKSLWLEDTFKWLSNKENLKRYNLRMAVYFNFSKQKDIDSGIYLHSARATVNNDALNHSDNEFKTIKSLNEIYYKENIGFLNARQNATKVFS from the coding sequence ATGAATAGAAGAAAAATATTAAAATCCATGCTACTTTTTGGGGCTTCTTATCCTGCTTTAAAGTTTATGAATTTGAATGCAAATTCATTAGATGATCAAAATATAAATTTATTAACAGGCATTTGTAATGAAATAAGTTATAAAATTAAATATCTTAATGAGTTGAACAAATTTGAAGATTATGTTGGACATAAACATGATATCTTTCATTTTTTTTCCATGTTTGACTATAGATCAACTCCATACGATATGGTCATACCTCTTTTTTATACAATACCTTTAAATCTCTGGAATTCAGGAAGAATTCCTTTGTTAAGTTGGTATCCTTCAACAGGAGCAATTGAAAAAACACCTGAAGATATGTGTAAAAGAATTTATACAGGTTTATTTGATAATTATTTAGCTCGTTGTTGTCAGTCTATTAAAGAATATTTAAACATTGCGAAAGCAAGTCCTATTTATGGAAGTCCAAAAATATTTATTCGTTTTGCACATGAAATGAATATTCACTATAGAGTGTATTCAAACCCAGAAGAATTTATAAAAATGTGGCATTATGTTTATAATTATTTACGTAATTATGGATTAAATAAAGAACAAGTCTTATTTATTTTTTCACCGAATTGTGTAGATTTAAATACACAACCATTTGAAAATTATTATCCTGGTGATGATTATACGGAATGGTTAGGTCTAGATGGTTATAATTGGGGAGGGCACGGTTCTTGGAAATCCTTTTTTGAAATATTTGATGAGCCCATGTCAAGAATGAATGCTTTATCTAATAAGCCCTTGGGAATCTGCGAATTTGGAACATCTGCTAAAATAAAAAATACTTTTAATGCAAGTAAAAAATCACTTTGGCTTGAAGACACATTTAAATGGTTATCTAACAAGGAAAATTTAAAAAGATATAATTTAAGAATGGCTGTTTATTTTAATTTTAGTAAACAAAAAGACATTGACTCCGGTATTTATCTTCATTCAGCAAGAGCTACAGTTAATAATGATGCTTTAAATCATTCAGATAACGAGTTTAAAACAATTAAAAGCTTAAATGAAATATATTATAAAGAAAATATTGGATTTTTAAATGCTAGACAAAATGCAACTAAGGTCTTTTCATAA
- a CDS encoding amino acid ABC transporter ATP-binding protein yields the protein MMISATGAYISIKNLSKRHGNLEVLRNINLEVTPGELTVLIGPSGCGKSTLLRCLNGLETLDSGTIVINGVVLEKNKNSSHSQSDFDKKARAIRENVGMVFQNFNLFPHLTLLENITKAPIVVKKMTQKEAKEKAKDLLAKVGLSTHADHYPCQLSGGQQQRAAIARALAMSPKAILYDEPTSALDPGLVHEVLQVMRTLDNEGMTQIVVTHEMRFARDVADHIVHMQDGKIVEIGTPEQIFTSPSDDRTRHFLRNFN from the coding sequence ATGATGATTAGCGCAACAGGTGCTTATATTTCTATAAAGAATTTATCAAAAAGACATGGAAATCTTGAGGTACTTCGTAATATAAATCTTGAAGTGACTCCAGGAGAACTTACTGTTTTAATTGGACCATCAGGTTGTGGTAAATCCACTTTATTGCGCTGCCTCAATGGATTAGAAACTCTAGATTCAGGTACTATTGTAATTAATGGTGTCGTTCTTGAAAAAAATAAAAACTCTTCTCATTCTCAATCTGATTTTGATAAAAAAGCCCGTGCCATCCGTGAAAATGTTGGAATGGTTTTTCAAAATTTTAACTTATTTCCGCATCTAACTTTGCTTGAAAATATTACCAAAGCTCCTATCGTTGTAAAAAAAATGACTCAAAAAGAAGCCAAAGAAAAAGCAAAGGATCTCCTCGCTAAGGTTGGTCTTTCCACTCATGCCGATCACTACCCTTGCCAGCTTTCAGGAGGGCAACAGCAGCGAGCTGCTATCGCTCGTGCATTAGCCATGTCACCAAAGGCTATTTTATATGATGAGCCTACATCCGCACTCGATCCTGGCCTTGTTCACGAAGTACTACAGGTGATGAGAACGTTAGATAATGAAGGAATGACCCAAATCGTTGTCACTCATGAAATGAGATTTGCACGCGATGTTGCAGACCATATTGTCCATATGCAAGATGGAAAAATAGTTGAAATTGGGACTCCAGAACAAATTTTTACCTCACCAAGTGATGATAGAACTCGTCATTTTTTAAGAAATTTCAACTAA
- a CDS encoding M17 family metallopeptidase, translating into MKTKINIELLPCLPNHKESYFSLIAENAFDPSNITKFASDLKEEGFLGTSKEKKIFTSNNKIIIAYGTDSTNDNLNLSGFRKAIGKVISEAKDQNLSSINVEIYPTQNSDIEYISFVFAETVTLALYSFEHIYSNQIFPQKRPICVEEIKLFIQNTNQNLESLSKNISNGIDRGQSLNFARYLSDLPSNQLRPKDLSLLTKEKFTQLKHTNSTILDKIELEKQGFGGIIAVGKGSIYEPHLAIFEYNPPSAKDTIVLIGKGVTFDTGGYSIKSKKHHNEMKYDMCGAANVFSAAYIAAKEEFPIRIVCMLACVENTIGDYAQRPSDVYKAWNGKLVDVYNTDAEGRLILADVIAFAASFSPKIIIDIATLTGGASQIASNMAGILCVNNDSLISDVKKAGALAGEKFINLEILPEATENIKGTVSDYTNMNNKWNDGAATMHAAAFLKEFVPQNVDWIHMDIASMSYNGRNNGYLSSEGANSFGSRTIVNLLKKYSELN; encoded by the coding sequence ATGAAAACAAAAATTAATATCGAATTGCTTCCTTGTTTACCTAATCATAAAGAATCCTATTTTTCTTTAATTGCCGAAAATGCATTTGATCCCTCAAACATTACAAAATTTGCAAGCGATTTAAAAGAAGAAGGTTTTCTTGGAACTTCTAAAGAAAAAAAAATTTTTACCAGTAATAATAAAATCATCATTGCTTACGGAACTGATTCTACTAATGATAATTTAAATTTAAGTGGATTTCGAAAAGCAATTGGAAAAGTGATTTCCGAAGCCAAAGATCAAAATTTATCCTCTATTAACGTTGAAATTTATCCAACTCAAAACTCTGATATTGAATATATTTCATTTGTATTTGCGGAAACAGTTACTTTAGCATTATATTCTTTTGAACATATTTATTCTAACCAAATTTTTCCTCAGAAAAGACCTATTTGTGTGGAAGAGATAAAATTATTTATTCAAAACACAAATCAAAACTTAGAAAGTTTATCTAAAAATATTAGCAATGGAATTGATAGAGGACAAAGTTTAAACTTTGCTCGTTACCTAAGTGATTTACCATCGAATCAATTAAGACCTAAAGATCTCTCATTACTTACAAAAGAAAAGTTCACACAATTAAAACATACAAATTCAACAATTTTAGATAAAATTGAATTAGAAAAACAAGGATTTGGTGGAATTATTGCCGTAGGTAAAGGAAGCATTTACGAACCTCACTTAGCCATATTTGAATACAATCCTCCCTCTGCAAAAGATACAATTGTTCTAATTGGAAAAGGTGTTACCTTTGATACAGGCGGTTATTCCATAAAATCAAAAAAGCACCATAATGAAATGAAATATGACATGTGTGGTGCTGCTAATGTTTTTTCTGCTGCTTATATTGCTGCAAAAGAAGAATTTCCCATTCGAATCGTTTGTATGCTTGCCTGTGTAGAAAACACAATTGGAGATTATGCACAAAGACCTAGCGACGTATATAAAGCGTGGAATGGAAAATTGGTTGATGTCTATAATACAGATGCAGAAGGACGATTAATATTAGCCGATGTTATCGCTTTCGCAGCTTCTTTTTCACCTAAAATAATTATAGACATTGCAACACTGACTGGTGGAGCAAGTCAAATTGCCAGTAATATGGCTGGCATTTTATGTGTAAATAACGACTCTTTAATTTCAGATGTAAAAAAAGCGGGCGCTCTTGCAGGTGAAAAATTTATAAATTTAGAAATTTTGCCTGAAGCAACAGAAAATATTAAAGGAACAGTCTCTGATTACACAAATATGAATAATAAATGGAATGACGGTGCTGCAACAATGCACGCTGCTGCATTTTTAAAAGAATTTGTTCCTCAGAATGTAGATTGGATCCATATGGATATTGCAAGCATGTCCTATAATGGAAGAAATAATGGTTATCTTTCTTCTGAAGGTGCTAATTCTTTTGGCTCAAGAACAATAGTAAATTTGCTAAAAAAATATTCTGAATTAAATTAG
- a CDS encoding DUF2079 domain-containing protein, with product MIIFLLLTFSYGLKGFYLTESGYDVGFFLQALSNPYYNGIFQFKTISGINSFFLNHFEPFLFLLYPIKFLPYPSFFLYCLIFFFIALTFIFGIKFINKETNFPIEIKFSLLLTCATSPFWIGVISYEFHEFSFIPFLYLMLFIFWYKKSYYKFLFFALLSLCFKETISITFIWSGLLLILFSIKKDKKFGFTLFILGVIFYYIYFKIILVNLKESSDTNFIGYYAKLGNSMFEVALSPILKPHVFIQSVMQFKNLSYLFCYYYLFCYILKKDGNHCCLLFQPFL from the coding sequence ATGATAATATTTTTATTGCTTACTTTCTCGTATGGATTAAAAGGTTTTTATCTTACCGAAAGTGGTTATGATGTAGGTTTTTTCCTTCAAGCTCTTTCAAATCCTTACTATAATGGAATATTTCAATTTAAAACAATTTCTGGTATAAATTCTTTCTTTTTAAATCATTTTGAGCCTTTTCTTTTTCTATTATATCCAATTAAGTTTCTCCCCTACCCAAGTTTTTTTCTTTACTGTCTTATTTTCTTTTTTATTGCTTTAACTTTTATTTTTGGAATTAAATTTATAAACAAAGAAACTAATTTCCCTATTGAAATAAAATTTTCTTTGTTATTAACATGTGCCACCTCTCCATTTTGGATAGGTGTTATATCCTATGAATTTCATGAGTTTTCATTTATTCCATTTTTATACTTAATGTTATTTATTTTTTGGTATAAAAAATCTTACTACAAATTTTTATTTTTTGCCTTACTGTCGCTTTGTTTTAAAGAAACCATCTCAATTACTTTTATATGGTCAGGTCTTTTGCTCATTTTATTTTCAATTAAAAAAGATAAAAAATTTGGATTTACTTTATTTATTTTAGGGGTTATTTTTTATTATATTTATTTTAAAATAATCCTAGTAAATTTAAAAGAAAGCTCAGACACAAATTTTATAGGCTATTATGCTAAACTTGGTAATTCCATGTTTGAAGTGGCATTATCTCCCATTTTAAAACCTCATGTTTTTATTCAATCTGTAATGCAATTTAAAAATTTAAGCTATTTATTTTGTTATTACTACCTATTTTGTTATATATTAAAAAAGGATGGAAATCATTGCTGTTTGCTATTCCAACCATTTTTATAG
- a CDS encoding ABC transporter substrate-binding protein/permease, which yields MFNFRYLIVSLFCLFIPILSYSNEDKKILKWGSDANSGAPYVFRDAKDPNKVIGLDADIINAIANHLGMKAEFVQNQWEGLIPGLLAGNYDLVIDGLEIIDERKQTISFSDPYYITSEQIVVNKQNYDINKLTDLRGKRVATLPASLAYKILEDVGEVKIAKYDVEVNAYADLAIGDRLDAVLLDLPIAQYYAKHNPKLKFVGPPVGRMEYGIAFRQKDKELRLKINKAIDELIKNGEMQNILEKWGLWNKTTAEEWGVSPEYKTQPVAYQDYLKQIGIEHTWVDKVKQYASFLPLLGKGAIVTLQISILAMILAVTLGLFIAIVRLHAPPFFSKMALMYVEIIRGTPLLIQLYIIFYGLPHLGLKLSPFFAAVIGLGLNYAASEAENYRAGMTSIPPSQLDAAYALGMSRFESLRHIIIPQAVRVVIPPVTNDFIALIKDSSLVSVITLIELTTIYSQLASTYFDYLGIGLLAAAVYFLIGLPFARLSRMAERHFSVTNRKKFNKNFESQGDFK from the coding sequence ATGTTTAACTTCCGTTACCTCATTGTTTCTTTATTTTGTTTATTTATTCCTATTCTTTCTTACAGTAACGAAGATAAAAAAATATTAAAATGGGGAAGCGATGCAAATAGCGGCGCTCCTTATGTTTTTCGCGATGCAAAAGACCCAAATAAGGTAATAGGTCTCGATGCTGATATTATAAATGCCATTGCAAATCATTTAGGGATGAAAGCCGAATTTGTCCAAAATCAATGGGAAGGGCTGATTCCTGGCCTTCTTGCAGGAAATTATGACCTTGTAATTGATGGCCTTGAAATTATTGATGAAAGAAAACAAACGATCAGTTTTTCTGATCCTTATTACATAACTAGTGAACAAATTGTAGTAAATAAACAAAATTACGATATCAATAAATTAACTGATTTAAGAGGAAAACGAGTCGCAACTTTACCCGCTTCATTAGCTTATAAAATATTGGAAGATGTCGGTGAGGTTAAGATTGCCAAATATGATGTTGAGGTTAATGCTTATGCAGACCTCGCCATTGGTGACAGACTCGATGCCGTTTTACTTGATCTACCTATTGCTCAATATTATGCAAAACATAATCCTAAACTCAAATTTGTTGGTCCACCAGTTGGAAGAATGGAATATGGAATTGCTTTTCGCCAGAAAGATAAAGAATTACGTTTAAAAATAAATAAAGCCATAGACGAGCTTATTAAAAATGGAGAAATGCAAAATATCCTTGAAAAATGGGGTCTATGGAATAAAACCACTGCAGAAGAATGGGGTGTTTCCCCTGAATATAAAACCCAACCCGTTGCCTATCAAGATTATTTAAAACAAATTGGAATTGAGCACACTTGGGTTGATAAAGTAAAACAATATGCCAGTTTTTTACCCTTATTAGGTAAAGGAGCTATTGTTACCTTACAAATTTCAATATTAGCTATGATTCTAGCTGTAACTTTAGGTTTATTTATTGCAATTGTCCGTTTACATGCACCCCCATTTTTCTCTAAAATGGCTCTTATGTACGTCGAAATAATTCGCGGAACTCCATTATTAATTCAACTTTATATTATCTTTTATGGATTGCCTCATTTAGGGCTAAAATTAAGTCCTTTTTTTGCCGCAGTTATTGGATTAGGTTTAAATTATGCTGCAAGCGAAGCCGAAAATTATAGAGCCGGTATGACCTCCATTCCGCCAAGTCAACTAGATGCCGCTTACGCATTAGGGATGTCACGTTTTGAATCATTACGTCATATTATTATTCCGCAAGCTGTCCGTGTTGTAATTCCCCCAGTAACAAATGATTTTATTGCTCTTATAAAAGATTCATCTCTCGTTTCCGTTATTACATTAATTGAATTAACTACAATTTATAGCCAACTTGCCAGTACTTATTTTGATTATCTTGGCATTGGTTTACTTGCAGCAGCTGTATACTTTTTGATAGGATTGCCATTTGCACGATTATCAAGAATGGCTGAAAGACATTTTTCTGTAACAAACAGAAAAAAATTCAATAAAAACTTTGAATCACAAGGCGATTTTAAATGA